A genomic segment from Anas platyrhynchos isolate ZD024472 breed Pekin duck chromosome 5, IASCAAS_PekinDuck_T2T, whole genome shotgun sequence encodes:
- the NUDT8 gene encoding mitochondrial coenzyme A diphosphatase NUDT8 isoform X2, whose amino-acid sequence MAGPVWGRVPPRRGYLSGGTERRCRELLAAAGGGGAGAAAAVGAAVLVPLCSVRGRPSLLYTLRCRSLSGPHSGDVSFPGGKREASDSDAVATALRETREELGLELGEGSVWGMLRSLPDRQGMLVVPVVANLGPLENLKLSPNPEEEENQGYTHFRTRGRYGYTLPVFLHGPHRVWGLTAIITELTLELLAPERYRRKTHVPGRHLAAPPRRA is encoded by the exons ATGGCGGGGCCGGTTTGGGGCCGCGTCCCCCCTCGCCGCGGGTACCTGAGCGGTGGCACCGAGCGGCGCTGCCGGGAGCtgctggcggcggcggggggcggcggagcgggggcggcggcggcggtgggggCGGCGGTGCTGGTGCCGCTGTGCTCGGTGCGCGGCCGCCCCTCGCTGCTCTACACCCTGCGCTGCCGCAGCCTGTCCGGGCCGCACAGCGGCGACGTGAG CTTCCCCGGGGGGAAACGGGAGGCGTCGGACAGCGACGCGGTGGCCACGGCGCTGCGGGAGACGcgggaggagctggggctggagctgggcgaGGGCAGCGTCTGGGGCATGCTGAGAAGTCTGCCCGACCGG CAAGGGATGCTGGTGGTCCCCGTCGTGGCCAACCTGGGCCCCCTGGAGAACCTGAAGCTGTCCCCAAACCCCGAGGAG gaggagaaccAGGGCTACACGCATTTCCGCACGCGGGGCCGCTACGGCTACACCCTGCCTGTTTTCCTCCATGGCCCCCACCGCGTTTGGGGGCTCACAGCCATCATCACCGAGCTcaccctggagctgctggcgcCCGAGCGCTACCGCAGGAAGACCCACGTGCCCGGCCGCCACCTCGCCGCCCCTCCGCGCAGGGCCTGA
- the NUDT8 gene encoding mitochondrial coenzyme A diphosphatase NUDT8 isoform X1, producing the protein MAGPVWGRVPPRRGYLSGGTERRCRELLAAAGGGGAGAAAAVGAAVLVPLCSVRGRPSLLYTLRCRSLSGPHSGDVSFPGGKREASDSDAVATALRETREELGLELGEGSVWGMLRSLPDRQGMLVVPVVANLGPLENLKLSPNPEEVAETFTLPLAHLLQEENQGYTHFRTRGRYGYTLPVFLHGPHRVWGLTAIITELTLELLAPERYRRKTHVPGRHLAAPPRRA; encoded by the exons ATGGCGGGGCCGGTTTGGGGCCGCGTCCCCCCTCGCCGCGGGTACCTGAGCGGTGGCACCGAGCGGCGCTGCCGGGAGCtgctggcggcggcggggggcggcggagcgggggcggcggcggcggtgggggCGGCGGTGCTGGTGCCGCTGTGCTCGGTGCGCGGCCGCCCCTCGCTGCTCTACACCCTGCGCTGCCGCAGCCTGTCCGGGCCGCACAGCGGCGACGTGAG CTTCCCCGGGGGGAAACGGGAGGCGTCGGACAGCGACGCGGTGGCCACGGCGCTGCGGGAGACGcgggaggagctggggctggagctgggcgaGGGCAGCGTCTGGGGCATGCTGAGAAGTCTGCCCGACCGG CAAGGGATGCTGGTGGTCCCCGTCGTGGCCAACCTGGGCCCCCTGGAGAACCTGAAGCTGTCCCCAAACCCCGAGGAG GTGGCGGAGACCTTCACGCTGCCACTGGcccacctgctgcaggaggagaaccAGGGCTACACGCATTTCCGCACGCGGGGCCGCTACGGCTACACCCTGCCTGTTTTCCTCCATGGCCCCCACCGCGTTTGGGGGCTCACAGCCATCATCACCGAGCTcaccctggagctgctggcgcCCGAGCGCTACCGCAGGAAGACCCACGTGCCCGGCCGCCACCTCGCCGCCCCTCCGCGCAGGGCCTGA
- the NDUFV1 gene encoding NADH dehydrogenase [ubiquinone] flavoprotein 1, mitochondrial, whose product MAARQLQALRRLHAAAFSTAPKKTQFGSLRDEDRIFTNLYGRHDWRLKGALRRGDWYKTKEILLKGVDWILGEIKASGLRGRGGAGFPTGLKWSFMNKPPDGRPKYLVVNADEGEPGTCKDREIMRHDPHKLVEGCLVAGRAMGARAAYIYIRGEFYNEASNLQVAIREAYEAGLLGKDACGSGYAFDVFVVRGAGAYICGEETALIESIEGKQGKPRLKPPFPADVGVFGCPTTVANVETVAVSPTICRRGGAWFASFGRERNSGTKLFNISGHVNNPCTVEEEMSVPLKELIEKHAGGVRGGWDNLLAVIPGGSSTPLLPKSVCETVLMDFDSLVQAQSGLGTAAVIVMDKSTDIVKAIARLIEFYKHESCGQCTPCREGVDWMNKVMARFVRGDAQVAEIDALWEISKQIEGHTICALGDGAAWPVQGLIRHFRPELEDRMRRFGEAKARAASA is encoded by the exons GCTGAAGGGCGCGCTGCGGCGCGGCGACTGGTACAAGACGAAGGAGATCCTGCTGAAGGGCGTCGACTGGATCCTCGGCGAGATCAAGGCatcggggctgcggggccgcggCGGCGCCGGTTTCCCCACCGGCCTCAAGTGGAGCTTCATGAACAAGCCCCCGGATGGCAG GCCCAAATACCTGGTGGTGAACGCGGACGAGGGGGAACCGGGCACCTGCAAGGACCGGGAGATCATGCGCCACGACCCCCACAAGCTGGTGGAGGGCTGCCTGGTGGCCGGCCGTGCCATGGGCGCCCGCGCCGCCTACATCTACATCCGAGGAGAGTTCTACAATGAGGCCTCCAACCTGCAG GTGGCCATCAGGGAGGCGTACGAGGccgggctgctggggaaggacgcCTGTGGCTCGGGGTACGCCTTCGACGTCTTTGTGGTGAGGGGCGCTGGGGCTTACATCTGCGGGGAGGAGACGGCGCTGATCGAGTCCATCGAGGGCAAGCAGGGCAAGCCCCGCCTGAAGCCGCCTTTCCCTGCTGATGTGG GTGTTTTCGGCTGCCCCACCACGGTGGCCAACGTGGAGACGGTGGCCGTGTCCCCCACCATCTGCCGGCGCGGCGGCGCCTGGTTCGCCAGCTTCGGGCGCGAGCGCAACTCGGGGACGAAGCTCTTCAACATCTCCGGCCACGTCAACAACCCCTGCacggtggaggaggagatgtcGGTGCCGCTGAAGGAGCTGATCGAGAAGCACGCGG GGGGTGTCCGTGGGGGCTGGGACAACCTTCTGGCCGTCATCccggggggctcctccaccccgCTGCTCCCCAAGTCGGTGTGCGAGACCGTGCTGATGGACTTCGATTCCCTGGTGCAGGCGCAGAGCGGGCTCGGCACGGCCGCTGTCATAGTCATGGATAAATCG aCTGACATCGTCAAAGCCATCGCTCGCCTCATCGAGTTCTACAAGCACGAGAGCTGCGGGCAGTGCACCCCGTGCCGGGAAG GCGTCGACTGGATGAATAAAGTGATGGCTCGCTTCGTGCGGGGCGACGCGCAGGTGGCCGAGATCGACGCGCTCTGGGAGATCAGCAAGCAGATCGAGGGCCACACCATCTGCGCCCTGGGTGACGGCGCCGCCTGGCCCGTGCAG GGCCTAATCCGCCACTTTCGGCCGGAGCTGGAGGACAGGATGCGGCGCTTTGGGGAGGCCAAAGCTCGAGCGGCCTCGGCGTGA